Proteins from one Podospora pseudoanserina strain CBS 124.78 chromosome 1, whole genome shotgun sequence genomic window:
- a CDS encoding hypothetical protein (COG:O; EggNog:ENOG503NWHP; MEROPS:MER0004247) yields MRLSFRAPLPSRGLLRLTSSAPTARPSLGHPSTDLKSTRSLLPLQPRRLFNMNSQELTQYYADAPPAVVRLEIEKHFNVLDDKAKRYAHFISRASLAGNRIVLRQVSPESESIYDFIIALHRAAGGDWKGHAKKVGVDEAGLSAFLQYAAQFLGNSGNYKSFGDSKFIPRCDESVFTALASAAPEAEKHLKATDGAIFSADKPGLLHLGFTDEGHLTTYYPDSPSIIKDEIDAVAKWMQVKGLLPENTRLRKTEDGVFELLIASAITSLPADGGDAGKEAEFVISEGPLEGKTIKLVYGDYSKEMAEITKNIKKAAENAENETQVKMHTAYAKSFEEGSLLAFKDSQRYWVKDQGPMVESNIGFIETYRDPAGIRGEWEGFAAVVNQDRTRAFGELVRSAPSLIPLLPWGKDFEKDKFLSPDFTSLEVLTFCGSGIPAGINIPNYDDIRQLEGFKNVSLGNVLSAKAPDEKIPFIAESDIEVYKKYRDASFEVQVGLHELTGHGCGKLLQETAPGVYNFDVKNPPVSPVTGKPITTWYKPGQTWGSVFGGLAGAYEECRAELVAMHLSCEFSALKIFGFGDGSTDIDGEAGDVLYASYLSMARAGLTSIEFWDPKSQKWGQPHCQARFAILKSFLEAEDDFCKLEYKNEDLSDLTIRLDRSKILTSGRKAVGDFLQKLHIYKSTADVETGSKFFAEISNVGLEYWGTKVRNVVLKNKQPRKVFVQANTYLDEKTGQVTIKHYEPTLEGVIESWADREE; encoded by the exons ATGCGTCTTTCCTTTCGAGCCCCTCTCCCGTCAAGAGGTTTGTTGAGGCTCACTTCTTCGGCACCAACTGCCCGGCCATCACTCGGTCATCCATCAACAGACCTCAAATCCACCAGATCTCTATTACCGCTGCAGCCGCGCCGTCTATTCAACATGAACTCCCAGGAGCTTACCCAGTACTACGCCGATGCCCCGCCTGCTGTCGTCAGGCTCGAAATCGAGAAGCACTTCAACGTCTTGGATGATAAGGCAAAACGTTATGCCCACTTTATCAGCCG AGCATCCCTTGCGGGTAACCGCATAGTCCTGAGGCAGGTCTCACCCGAGTCCGAGTCCATCTATGATTTTATCATTGCTCTTCACAGggccgccggtggtgattggaAGGGTCATGCCAAGAAAGTTGGTGTTGACGAGGCCGGTCTTTCAGCTTTCCTCCAATATGCTGCTCAGTTCCTCGGCAACAGTGGCAACTACAAGAGCTTTGGCGACTCCAAGTTCATTCCAAGGTGTGATGAGTCCGTCTTCACTGCTCTTGCCTCTGCCGCGCCCGAGGCGGAGAAGCACTTGAAGGCTACGGATGGCGCCATCTTCTCAGCCGACAAGCCTGGCCTGCTTCACCTCGGTTTCACGGACGAGGGTCACTTGACCACGTACTACCCGGACTCTCCTAGCATCATCAAGGATGAGATTGATGCTGTGGCCAAGTGGATGCAGGTCAAGGGATTGCTCCCAGAGAATACCAGACTCCGCAAGACTGAGGATGGTGTCTTTGAGCTGCTCATTGCATCCGCTATCACCAGCCTTCCTGCCGATGGTGGCGATGCCgggaaggaggccgagtttGTGATCAGCGAGGGGCCTCTTGAGGGCAAGACCATCAAGCTGGTCTATGGTGACTACTCCAAGGAGATGGCTGAGATCACCAAgaacatcaagaaggcggctgAGAATGCCGAGAACGAGACCCAGGTCAAAATGCACACTGCGTATGCCAAGTCCTTTGAAGAGGGCTCTCTTTTGGCGTTCAAGGACTCTCAGAGATATTGGGTGAAGGATCAAGGGCCGATGGTCGAGTCCAACATTGGCTTCATCGAGACCTACCGGGACCCTGCCGGTATTCGTGGCGAGTGGGAGGGCTTTGCTGCCGTTGTTAACCAGGACAGAACTCGGGCCTTTGGCGAGCTCGTCAGATCCGCCCCATCACTTATCCCTCTCCTGCCATGGGGCAAGGATTTTGAGAAGGACAAGTTCTTGTCCCCAGACTTCACGTCGCTTGAGGTGTTGACGTTTTGCGGGTCCGGCATCCCGGCCGGTATCAACATCCCCAATTACGACGACATCCGACAACTTGAGGGCTTCAAGAATGTGTCTCTCGGCAATGTACTCAGCGCCAAGGCCCCAGATGAGAAGATCCCCTTCATTGCGGAGAGTGATATTGAGGTGTATAAAAAGTACAGAGATGCTTCTTTCGAGGTCCAGGTCGGTCTGCACGAATTGACTGGACACGGTTGCGGCAAGCTTCTGCAGGAGACCGCCCCCGGCGTTTACAACTTCGATGTCAAGAACCCACCTGTGAGCCCAGTCACCGGCAAGCCTATCACCACATGGTATAAGCCGGGCCAGACCTGGGGTTCCGTCTTTGGTGGTCTTGCTGGTGCTTATGAGGAGTGCCGTGCTGAGCTTGTGGCTATGCATCTCAG CTGTGAATTCTCCGCCCTCAAgatcttcggcttcggcgaCGGCTCCACGGACATTGACGGCGAGGCTGGGGATGTTCTGTATGCCTCGTACCTCAGCATGGCTCGTGCTGGTTTGACATCCATAGAGTTCTGGGACCCCAAGTCTCAAAAGTGGGGGCAGCCTCACTGCCAGGCTCGTTTTGCCATTCTCAAG TCTTTCCTCGAGGCTGAGGATGATTTCTGCAAGCTGGAGTACAAGAATGAGGATCTCTCTGACCTCACCATTCGCCTTGATCGCTCCAAGATTTTGACCAGTGGTAGAAAGG CCGTTGGTGACTTCCTTCAGAAGCTCCACATTTACAAGTCCACCGCTGATGTCGAGACTGGTTCCAAGTTCTTTGCTGAGATAAGCAACGTTGGTCTTGAGTACTGGGGCACCAAGGTCCGGAATGTGGTTCTTAAGAACAAGCAGCCGAGGAAGGTCTTTGTCCAGGCCAACACTTACCTGGATGAGAAGACCGGTCAGGTCACGATCAAGCACTATGAGCCAACGCTGGAGGGTGTGATCGAGAGCTGGGCTGACAGGGAGGAGTGA
- the SUR1 gene encoding zinc-finger protein (EggNog:ENOG503NUXF; COG:S): protein MDGSFGQPQRFPGYGDGFHRHSQSSGDQQLSNLDFSAMAQSQLSHQTMAHMGTDPSRMNTGSVAYESHDDLCVDACMGVGLYNGFQQFNHRGAPASLAPQTRWQNNQYQMDLSTMPLQQHQFHTDLGLSNPYQQCFDHHMSSTMASHCEEEDCQSMSASGCCDSECTMTGKCTGEECETEEDACTDQNCPSRPVVHVPEEVRDGAAALISINHAPGLSSPQHSFDFQQQSINNLGCGLAQPSQNNFLLSPPWNAVGSVANHLLIAHDDSNLQPCTTPCPLGDPSIYTQCHMPVFNNTDAFNQFNLQQMNQLNQINQRNQLNQMLQECGAQYHDPEAYAAHFFSHHKVQFANMPPPPSTRPGQMRGFQNRNIISSRETMSPPEPALDTSDTTASLGTPSPLTPTSTNVEMTDVKHSRSLSIVTSTDDDDNVKMETEEHRCLWREEGASEICGFVFDDAEALFRHASNCHIKHAQKRPGDQGFRCGWDDCPRSAPGASGFPQRSKIERHMQTHIGHKPHICPVCQKGFSAKQALTQHLFIHSNEKPLSCNLCSKTFRYPSALTMHQRVHSGAKPLTCPVCGKGFSESSNLSKHKRTHEVKGRFNCLVEGCDRNFHRQDQLRRHMKTHNLGRGDSGGEERGDMRSSEAPEMEGSQGEET, encoded by the exons ATGGACGGCTCCTTCGGGCAACCTCAACGCTTTCCCGGATACGGCGATGGCTTCCACCGGCACTCGCAGAGCAGCGGCGACCAACAACTGAGCAATCTCGATTTTTCTGCCATGGCCCAGAGCCAGCTTTCACACCAGACCATGGCGCATATGGGCACCGATCCATCGCGGATGAACACGGGCAGCGTGGCCTACGAGTCGCACGACGATCTCTGCGTAGACGCCTGCATGGGCGTCGGCCTCTACAATGGCTTCCAACAGTTCAACCATCGCGGGGCTCCAGCTTCTCTGGCGCCGCAGACGCGATGGCAAAACAACCAATATCAAATGGACCTCAGCACCATgcccctccagcagcaccagtTCCATACCGATCTTGGCCTGTCGAACCCGTACCAGCAGTGTTTTGACCACCACATGTCTTCCACCATGGCCTCGCActgcgaggaggaggattgcCAATCAATGAGCGCCAGCGGGTGCTGTGACAGCGAGTGTACCATGACGGGCAAGTGCACCGGGGAAGAATGTGAAACCGAAGAGGACGCTTGTACAGACCAGAACTGCCCCTCGCGGCCTGTTGTTCATGTACCGGAGGAGGTTCGTGATGGGGCTGCTGCCCTCATCTCGATCAACCACGCGCCTGGTCTGTCCTCGCCGCAGCACAGTTTTGATTTCCAACAACAAT CAATAAATAACCTAGGCTGCGGTTTGGCCCAGCCCTCTCAAAACAACTTTTTACTATCGCCTCCCTGGAACGCGGTGGGCAGCGTTGCAAACCACTTGCTAATTGCTCACGACGATTCAAACTTGCAGCCTTGCACCACACCATGTCCACTGGGGGATCCTTCCATCTATACCCAATGTCACATGCCCGTCTTCAACAATACCGATGCTTTCAACCAGTTCAACCTCCAGCAGATGAACCAGTTGAACCAAATAAACCAAAGGAATCAGCTCAACCAAATGTTACAAGAGTGTGGAGCCCAGTACCACGACCCGGAGGCTTATGCGGCCCATTTCTTCTCTCATCACAAAGTCCAATTCGCGAAcatgccgccgccaccaagtACAAGGCCTGGACAAATGAGGGGCTTTCAGAACCGTAACATCATTTCATCGAGGGAAACAATGTCACCCCCAGAACCAGCCCTGGACACCTCTGACACCACAGCCTCACTCGGGACTCCCTCACCATTAACCCCTACGTCGACTAATGTTGAAATGACCGACGTCAAGCACAGTCGAAGCCTCTCCATAGTCACGTCaacagacgacgacgacaatgTCAAGATGGAAACAGAAGAACACCGCTGTCTCTGGCGGGAAGAAGGAGCTTCTGAAATCTGCGGGTTTGTTTTCGACGACGCCGAGGCGTTGTTCAGACACGCATCCAACTGCCACATCAAACATGCGCAAAAGCGTCCAGGGGATCAGGGGTTCAGATGTGGGTGGGATGACTGCCCGCGGAGTGCTCCGGGTGCGAGTGGTTTTCCGCAGAGGAGTAAAATCGAAAGACATATGCAGACACATATAGGGC ACAAACCACACATCTGCCCCGTCTGCCAAAAGGGCTTCTCGGCAAAACAAGCCCTGACTCAACACCTGTTTATTCACAGCAACGAAAAGCCTCTTTCTTGCAACCTATGCAGCAAAACGTTTCGTTACCCTTCTGCTCTCA CAATGCACCAAAGAGTCCACAGCGGCGCTAAGCCCCTCACCTGCCCTGTTTGTGGTAAAGGGTTCAGCGAGTCGAGCAACCTGTCGAAACACAAGCGGACGCACGAGGTGAAAGGGAGGTTTAACtgcttggtggaggggtgtgaCAGGAACTTCCACAGGCAGGACCAGCTGAGGAGGCATATGAAGACGCATAATctagggaggggggacagtgggggggaggagaggggggatatGAGGTCTAGTGAGGCTCctgagatggaggggagtcagggggaggagacgtGA
- a CDS encoding hypothetical protein (EggNog:ENOG503P5KY), with translation MGNLCGKPSSDAFSSPGRRLDSAPPPGKPSSASVPQSVSAAKTSKAPPKVGGPSRTLGGGGDPSSSQDDARRKAAEAAEARLQQSKKGGKLQAQLDKDKAKTRVDTLKDASEIERRHRDADSNAEILRNS, from the exons ATGGGCAACCTCTGCGGCAAACCCTCCTCGGACgctttctcctcccccggccgCCGGCTGGActccgcccctccccccggtaaaccctcctccgcctccgtccCTCAGTCAGTCTCCGccgccaaaacctccaaAGCCCCCCCGAAAGTCGGTGGTCCTTCCCGGACcctgggcggcggcggtgatcCCTCTTCATCTCAAGATGACGCGAGGAGAAAAGCTGCAGAGGCAGCAGAA GCCCGTCTCCAGCAATCCAAAAAGGGCGGCAAGCTACAGGCCCAACTGGATAAAgacaaggccaagaccaGAGTCGATACCCTCAAGGACGCGAGTGAAATTGAGAGGCGGCATCGGGATGCGGACAGCAATGCTGAGATTTTGCGGAATTCCTAG
- the PRP5 gene encoding pre-mRNA processing RNA-helicase (EggNog:ENOG503NV3J; COG:A) yields MARPRDSRSPSPAGSHAARKRKEDDRRDRDRRDGSRDRRRRSRSPDRRYRDRERDRDRDRDSYRWRDRSLDRRDDDYYRGARRDGAGGGHRDRRRSRDRGPDRVRSPDRRRPRSRDGRDSREGDRDYRSRKDDSRDRRPRRDGSTDRVDGTRPRGQPKPAESAAPIKPSEPAKSTPTPAQSEAEKKAERLRKLQAMKEKHAMKEAKEADVSAGSTRKLLAAMDQRAGGTVPSSPAKASPTPTSPAPTTAAASPASTQDFVGKFDPKAIARNARGNRASSPTKLGDVKLGDVKLSSQGGSAIVAKKEAGLLPTNRTLSTFGFQKAADNQKSTSKRKLDMDDEEIIKRKLVKLPDFALENADTTPYVDADADDDVEDDLDLVLGRNEEEMAEAQRILQERRDERIQKEGMAMEVDSEIPAAEREDPIPADNAMDVDEEIDPLDAFMADLEQKVPSSGISSKPNGNQANGKKAFEPEAYYSDDNYGYEADKADPSSILAMAAKKRKKDIPVIDYSKLELNKIRKNFWVEPLELSQMTEEEANELRLELDGIKVSGKNIPRPVQKWSQCGLTRPILDTIEGLGYEKPTPIQMQALPVIMSGRDVIGVAKTGSGKTMAFALPMLRHIKDQDPVSGDDGPIALIMTPTRELCTQIYTDLLPFTKVLKLRAVAAYGGNAIKDQIAELKRGAEIIVATPGRMIDLLAANSGRVTNLKRATYLVLDEADRMFDMGFEPQVMKIFNNVRPDRQTILFSATMPRIIDALTKKVLRDPVEITVGGRSVVAPEITQVVEIIDESKKFVRLLELLGELYADDDDVRALIFVERQEKADDLLRELLRRGYGCMSIHGGKDQEDRNSTISDFKKGVCPILIATSVAARGLDVKQLKLVINYDVPNHLEDYVHRAGRTGRAGNTGTAVTFITEEQENCAPGVAKALEQSGQPVPERLNEMRKSWKEKVKAGKAKDASGFGGKGLERLDKEREAARLRERKTHKAEGEDEEDKGDDKDEETKKDKAKEAIQAAVSAIVSRDASKTEAAEGKTSGGLEHGVIKSSGVIAGSSSAGAGKGGGALDKAASAISEINARLARAGQLRPGQPIDNKGPDAGAFHATLEINDFPQKARWAVTNRTNVAKILEATGTSITTKGTYYPPGKEPGPGQEAKLYILIEGDTEVVVGNALSELTRLLREGTIAAADAESRAPASGRYTIT; encoded by the exons ATGGCTCGGCCCAGAGACTCGCGCTCACCATCTCCTGCAGGAAGTCATGCTGCGCGAAAGCGGAAAGAGGATGATCGACGCGACCGCGACCGTCGTGATGGCTCGCGTgatcgccgccgccgctcccgTAGCCCAGAT CGCCGATACCGTGACCGCGAGCGGGACCGAGATAGAGATCGCGACTCATATCGCTGGAGAGACCGCTCCCTAGACCGCCGAGATGACGATTATTACCGAGGTGCACGTCGGGATGGTGCGGGTGGTGGCCACCGTGATAGGAGACGGTCACGCGATAGAGGACCTGATAGGGTGCGCTCCCCAGACCGTCGAAGACCTCGCAGCAGGGATGGTAGGGATAGTAGAGAAGGGGACAGAGACTACCGTTCTAGGAAGGATGACTCCCGCGACCGCAGGCCCCGCCGGGATGGCTCAACAGACCGGGTGGATGGCACTCGACCCCGGGGTCAACCCAAGCCAGCAGAGAGTGCTGCACCAATCAAGCCCAGCGAG CCAGCTAAGTCtacaccaaccccagctcaGTCGGAAGCTGAAAAGAAGGCTGAACGGTTGCGCAAACTTCAAGCCATGAAGGAGAAGCACGCCATGAAGGAAGCTAAGGAGGCCGATGTTTCAGCCGGGAGCACCAGGAAACTACTCGCAGCTATGGACCAGAGAGCCGGCGGCACCGTCCCCAGCAGCCCTGCGAAGGCCTCGCCCACTCCCACCAGCCCTGCCCCCACCACTGCAGCTGCATCTCCGGCGTCAACTCAGGATTTTGTCGGCAAATTCGACCCCAAGGCCATTGCCAGGAACGCCAGGGGCAACCGCGCCAGCTCACCAACCAAGCTGGGCGATGTCAAACTTGGTGATGTAAAACTGAGCAGCCAGGGAGGGTCGGCCATAGTAGCCAAAAAGGAAGCCGGGCTTCTTCCCACCAACAGAACACTGAGTACGTTCGGATTTCAGAAGGCTGCTGACAACCAAAAGTCAACCTCAAAGCGCAAGCTCGACATGGACGATGAGGAGATTATCAAGCGCAAACTTGTCAAGCTCCCCGACTTCGCTTTAGAAAATGCTGACACTACACCATATGTCGATGCTGATGCCgatgacgatgtcgaggACGACTTGGATCTTGTCTTGGGTCGCAACGAGGAGGAAATGGCCGAAGCACAGCGAATCCTCCAAGAACGGCGCGATGAACGCATCCAGAAAGAGGGCATGGCTATGGAGGTAGACTCCGAGATCCCCGCTGCCGAGAGGGAAGACCCAATACCAGCTGACAACGCCATGGATGTTGACGAAGAGATTGATCCCCTGGATGCCTTTATGGCTGATCTGGAACAGAAAGTTCCAAGCAGCGGCATATCGTCAAAACCAAATGGCAACCAAGCGAACGGCAAGAAGGCGTTTGAGCCTGAGGCGTACTACAGTGATGACAATTACGGTTACGAGGCAGACAAGGCCGACCCGTCATCTATTCTCGCCATGGCTgccaagaaaagaaagaaggaCATTCCCGTTATTGACTATAGCAAGCTTGAGCTCAACAAAATCCGGAAGAACTTTTGGGTTGAGCCGCTCGAGCTCAGTCAAATGAcagaggaagaagcaaaCGAGCTTAGATTGGAATTGGACGGCATCAAAGTCTCTGGCAAGAATATCCCGAGACCTGTGCAAAAGTGGTCTCAGTGTGGCCTAACGCGACCCATCCTGGACACCATCGAAGGCCTCGGCTATGAGAAGCCTACACCAATCCAGATGCAAGCCTTGCCCGTCATCATGTCTGGCCGAGATGTAATCGGTGTGGCAAAGACGGGCTCAGGCAAGACTATGGCGTTTGCGCTCCCAATGCTTCGTCACATCAAGGATCAAGACCCAGTGAGCGGCGACGATGGCCCAATCGCCCTGATCATGACACCCACAAGAGAACTGTGCACCCAAATTTACACCGACCTGCTGCCGTTTACCAAGGTTTTGAAGCTTCGTGCAGTTGCTGCCTATGGTGGCAATGCTATCAAGGACCAGATCGCCGAGCTCAAGCGTGGCGCCGAGATCATTGTCGCTACACCCGGACGTATGATTGATCTCTTGGCCGCCAATTCTGGACGTGTAACCAACCTGAAGCGTGCCACGTATTTGGTGCTGGATGAAGCAGATCGCATGTTTGACATGGGCTTTGAGCCGCAGGTCATGAAGATTTTCAATAATGTCAGGCCGGATAGGCAGACCATCTTGTTTTCAGCCACCATGCCTCGCATCATTGACGCTCTGACGAAAAAGGTTCTTCGGGACCCGGTAGAAATCACGGTGGGAGGACGCAGTGTCGTGGCGCCCGAGATCACTCAGGTCGTGGAGATCATTGACGAGTCCAAGAAGTTTGTCCGCCTATTGGAGCTTCTCGGAGAGCTGTAtgccgacgatgatgacgttCGCGCCCTGATCTTTGTGGAGCGTCAAGAGAAGGCGGACGATCTGTTGCGAGAGCTCCTGCGCCGCGGTTACGGCTGCATGTCCATCCACGGCGGCAAAGATCAGGAAGATCGCAACTCTACCATCTCTGATTTCAAGAAGGGTGTCTGCCCTatcctcatcgccacctCAGTTGCGGCCCGCGGTCTGGATGTGAAGCAGCTGAAGCTGGTCATCAACTACGATGTCCCCAACCATTTGGAAGATTATGTCCACCGTGCCGGCCGAACTGGTCGGGCAGGCAACACCGGTACAGCTGTCACTTTTATCACCGAAGAGCAAGAGAACTGTGCTCCTGGTGTGGCCAAGGCTCTCGAGCAGAGTGGGCAGCCTGTCCCGGAACGGCTCAATGAGATGCGCAAGTCCTGGAAAGAGAAAGTCAAGGCTGGCAAAGCCAAAGACGCCAGTGGATTTGGTGGCAAAGGTTTGGAGAGGCTGGACAAGGAGCGTGAAGCTGCTCGTCTTCGCGAGCGCAAAACCCATAAGGCCGAaggcgaggatgaagaagacaaGGGTGATGACAAGGACGAAGAGaccaagaaggacaaggcgAAGGAAGCCATCCAGGCTGCTGTCAGCGCCATTGTTTCTCGGGATGCCTCCAagacggaggcggcggagggcaAGACTAGCGGTGGGCTTGAGCACGGTGTCATCAAGAGCAGCGGCGTCAttgccggcagcagcagtgctgGCGCGGGCAAGGGTGGGGGTGCTTTGGATAAGGCTGCCTCAGCCATCAGCGAAATCAACGCCCGGTTGGCGAGAGCTGGCCAGCTTAGACCAGGCCAGCCGATTGACAATAAGGGTCCGGATGCGGGTGCTTTTCATGCCACATTGGAGATCAACGACTTCCCTCAAAAGGCCAGGTGGGCGGTCACCAACCGCACGAACGTGGCCAAAATCTTGGAGGCTACTGGGACGTCGATCACCACAAAGGGTACTTACTATCCTCCCGGGAAGGAGCCCGGGCCGGGCCAGGAGGCGAAGTTGTATATTCTTATTGAGGGTGATaccgaggtggtggtgggcaacGCGCTTTCGGAGCTTACtcggttgttgagggagggcaCGATTGCAGCAGCGGATGCGGAGAGCAGGGCGCCTGCTAGTGGGAGGTATACCATCACATAA
- a CDS encoding hypothetical protein (EggNog:ENOG503P4U3; COG:K) translates to MLSSTGLAAARRVRVIGMRSVFSSIARISTCSAACPKVPASVRIAAVFNRGFAAAASRSATKTATATDTRKTTTTKKPAAKKTTAVRQKKKAASTKKPTAKKAAPKKKAVPKKTGRPKKIVKEVPENVKLFRKVKELKAKALLNEQPRGLPARSWLVFVQKNGGVPKGQTATEFMSAMKKQFAALSSVEKQALQDEARANKVRNDAALINWITTYPVETIEAANLARSHLKRLGKTAKLSLPDPRRPKGLLSPYIIFTTQRMKSGDLDNIPPTARVAAIGSEWRALSETERQPFYEAAEKDKERYKVERASLSPSP, encoded by the exons ATGCTCTCCTCTACTGGGCTCGCGGCTGCCCGCCGGGTCCGCGTCATCGGCATGCGCTCAGTTTTCTCGAGCATTGCCCGTATCTCGACCTGCAGCGCAGCCTGCCCCAAGGTCCCCGCGAGCGTTCGCATTGCCGCCGTTTTCAATCGAGGATttgccgccgctgcctcCCGCTCAGCTACCAAaacagccacagccacagACACCAGGAAGACTACTACTACCAAGAAGCCGGCCGCTAAGAAGACCACTGCTGtgaggcagaagaagaaggctgcatCGACGAAGAAACCCACagccaagaaggctgcccccaagaagaaggctgtcCCCAAGAAGACAGGGCGCCCTAAGAAGATTGTCAAGGAAGTCCCAGAAAATGTGAAGCTTTTCCGgaaggtcaaggagctgaAAGCCAAGGCCCTTCTTAACGAGCAGCCACGCGGACTCCCAGCAAGGTCGTGGTTGGTTTTCGTGCAGAAAAACGGTGGTGTACCAAAAGGTCAGACCGCTACGGAGTTCATGTCGGCTATGAAGAAGCAGTTTGCGGCTCTCTCGTCTGTGGAGAAGCAGGCTCTTCAGGACGAAGCTCGTGCGAACAAGGTGAGGAACGATGCGGCCCTGATCAACTGGATCACTACGTATCCAGTTGAGACCATCGAGGCTGCAAACTTGGCTCGGAGCCATCTCAAGAGGCTCGGCAAAACAGCCAAGCTCTCCCTTCCTGACCCCCGCAGACCCAAGGGTCTTCTAAGTCCCTACATCATCTTCACGACTCAGCGAATGAAGTCTGGGGACCTTGATAACATTCCCCCTACGGCTAGAGTGGCTGCCATTGGCAGTGAGTGGAGGGCGTTGAGTGAGACTGAACGCCAG CCTTTCTACGAAGCCGctgagaaggacaaggagcgTTACAAGGTTGAGAGAGCGTCtctttctccttccccttaa
- a CDS encoding hypothetical protein (EggNog:ENOG503P7XZ), protein MLISLRPAVFGFHPPRPRLSSTVHLQDRLDTHFARYHPFDEQFVLLDPPSGTSRRRMKEGHMVRPETEILVHIAAPARAADDVRHRALARAYLDFEPSNVTEVQPRVRGEVEGDTQLSRKEFVGYGIHQAPPSSQLNRGIESPILSFKSAEHNFDSPGLRAVPVTEHGISATQSSWQAPPSEIPDSMPNSHPPFEIFCTPSRALDFFTSSLDSQHIDSSPLARRRSQRLATASESGSHLCSQPRRSPRRPNIRQAPGAPETGSLQPSSVPEPSLPRLRIPSIPPQSSSYPGPTRDPINNRQLRARPHSSLNRELHLPSPSDPANKIIPQSPDICVQKRPPPQPSQLSTSDIIEETVLYSSNPSQTSVPCSQEPPALARANSEPIAKRRRTAADPQPGQPLTRSTSDIGPRRQPLVQLISNKPTAYYKSKLQVYAPSPPAAQTDLRPEDVISPVLAKLATELDLSVRFRPQSQTRELRPFERGYWLVETASWPADLKLSAWMFLTDYIEKGIAGWGTSCSRDQDFRWLRLRCWGCVVGHMHLLLYVASRRQVKDMGMKWFGGDGEAVVVMAPR, encoded by the coding sequence ATGCTCATTTCTTTGCGACCTGCGGTCTTTGGctttcatcctcctcgaccgcGCCTTTCATCAACAGTTCACCTTCAAGATAGACTTGATACCCACTTTGCTCGTTATCACCCCTTTGATGAGCAATTCGTACTCCTCGATCCACCATCAGGGACATCGCGACGGAGAATGAAGGAGGGTCACATGGTGAGGCCTGAGACCGAAATCCTGGTGCACATCGCTGCACCTGCCAGAGCCGCCGACGATGTGAGACACCGAGCGTTGGCGAGGGCATATCTTGACTTTGAACCTTCGAATGTCACAGAAGTCCAGCCCCGTGTCCGGGGCGAGGTGGAAGGAGACACACAGTTAAGCCGGAAAGAATTTGTTGGATACGGAATCCATCAagcgccgccctcctcacaacTGAATCGTGGGATTGAATCGCCAATCCTGTCTTTTAAGAGCGCTGAGCATAATTTCGACTCTCCTGGGCTACGAGCTGTTCCAGTAACAGAACATGGTATCAGCGCGACACAGTCGTCATGGCAAGCACCACCCAGCGAGATCCCAGACTCGATGCCGAACAGCCACCCGCCGTTTGAGATTTTTTGCACACCATCAAGGGCTTTGGACTTCTTCACATCATCACTAGATAGCCAGCACATAGACTCATCACCTCTTGCTCGTCGGAGATCTCAAAGGCTGGCCACGGCATCTGAATCTGGAAGCCACCTGTGCTCGCAGCCTCGAAGGAGCCCTCGCCGACCTAACATTCGTCAAGCGCCCGGAGCACCAGAGACAGGTTCACTTCAGCCAAGCAGCGTGCCGGAACCAAGCCTACCTCGACTAAGAATCCCTTCAATTCCTCCACAGTCAAGCTCTTATCCGGGCCCAACCCGAGATCCAATCAACAACAGGCAACTCCGAGCACGACCGCACAGCTCACTCAACAGGGAGCTCCATCTGCCGTCACCTTCCGATCCTGCAAATAAAATTATCCCCCAGTCTCCAGACATCTGTGTTCAAAAGCGCCCGCCCCCACAGCCATCACAGCTGTCCACAAGCGATATCATTGAGGAGACGGTACTGTACTCTTCGAACCCTAGCCAAACATCAGTCCCTTGTTCCCAAGAACCGCCGGCCCTCGCTCGAGCAAACTCAGAGCCCATCGCAAAACGCAGACGGACAGCCGCCGACCCTCAGCCTGGCCAACCTCTAACCAGAAGCACCAGCGACATTGGTCCTCGTCGCCAACCACTCGTCCAACTCATCTCGAATAAGCCGACTGCTTATTACAAGTCCAAGCTACAGGTATAcgccccttcacccccagCAGCGCAGACAGATCTCAGACCTGAGGACGTTATCAGTCCGGTGTTGGCAAAACTAGCTACGGAGCTGGATCTCTCTGTTCGGTTTAGGCCACAGTCGCAAACTAGGGAGTTGCGCCCCTTTGAGCGAGGATACTGGTTGGTAGAGACCGCCTCGTGGCCAGCAGACTTGAAGTTGTCGGCTTGGATGTTTCTGACTGACTACATTGAGAAGGGGATCGCGGGTTGGGGCACAAGCTGCTCTCGAGACCAAGATTTTAGGTGGCTGAGGCtcaggtgttgggggtgcgTGGTTGGACACATGCATCTCCTTCTCTATGTAGCCAGCAGAAGACAAGTGAAAGATATGGGCATGAAGTGGTttggaggggacggggaggcgGTAGTGGTGATGGCACCTCGATAA